One region of Chanodichthys erythropterus isolate Z2021 chromosome 17, ASM2448905v1, whole genome shotgun sequence genomic DNA includes:
- the LOC137005270 gene encoding uncharacterized protein, with the protein MANVRELNMVSKTQILLLLLAVMFTSYGLTNGENSSTATNGTDTTNGTVNDTNTGTTTGTTTGTVNDTNTGTTTGTIPSTANDTNTDTTNGTNTGTTNGTNTGTTNGTNTGTTTSTTTSTVNGTTNGTTTSTVNGTTNSTTTSTVNGTTTSTVNDTTNSTTTSTVNDTTNSTTTSTVNGTTNSTTTGTVNGTTNSTTTSTVNGTTNGTTTSTVNGTTNSTTTSTVNGTTTSTVNDTTNSTTTSTVNDTTNSTTTSTVNGTTNSTTTSTVNGTTNSTTTSTVNGTTNSTTTSTVNDTTNSTTNGTVNGTANGTTTSTVNGTTNSTTTSTVNGTTNSTTTSTVNGTTNGTTNGTVNGTANGTTTSTVNGTTNGTSTDTTNGTNTGTTNGTTPSTSIAASLSLMGSMGLPGLLIYTVTCSAVLKLFHQS; encoded by the coding sequence CTGCTGCTACTGGCTGTTATGTTTACAAGCTATGGTCTTACCAATGGTGAAAACAGCAGTACAGCCACCAACGGCACAGACACAACTAATGGCACAGTCAACGACACAAACACAGGCACAACCACCGGCACAACCACCGGCACAGTCAACGACACAAACACAGGCACAACCACCGGCACAATACCCAGCACAGCCAAcgacacaaacacagacacaacTAATGGCACAAACACAGGCACAACTAACGGCACAAACACAGGCACAACTAACGGCACAAACACAGGCACAACCACCAGCACAACCACCAGCACAGTCAACGGCACAACCAACGGCACAACCACCAGCACAGTCAACGGCACAACCAACAGCACAACCACCAGCACAGTCAACGGCACAACCACCAGCACAGTCAACGACACAACCAACAGCACAACCACCAGCACAGTCAACGACACAACCAACAGCACAACCACCAGCACAGTCAATGGCACAACCAACAGCACAACCACCGGCACAGTCAACGGCACAACCAACAGCACAACCACCAGCACAGTCAACGGCACAACCAACGGCACAACCACCAGCACAGTCAACGGCACAACCAACAGCACAACCACCAGCACAGTCAACGGCACAACCACCAGCACAGTCAACGACACAACCAACAGCACAACCACCAGCACAGTCAACGACACAACCAACAGCACAACCACCAGCACAGTCAATGGCACAACCAACAGCACAACCACCAGCACAGTCAACGGCACAACCAACAGCACAACCACCAGCACAGTCAATGGCACAACCAACAGCACAACCACCAGCACAGTCAACGACACAACCAACAGCACAACCAATGGCACAGTCAACGGCACAGCCAACGGCACAACCACCAGCACAGTCAATGGCACAACCAACAGCACAACCACCAGCACAGTCAATGGCACAACCAACAGCACAACCACCAGCACAGTCAATGGCACAACCAACGGCACAACCAATGGCACAGTCAACGGCACAGCCAACGGCACAACCACCAGCACAGTCAACGGCACAACCAACGGCACAAGCACAGACACAACTAATGGCACAAACACAGGCACAACCAACGGCACAACACCCAGCACTTCTATTGCAGCATCTCTTTCACTTATGGGGAGCATGGGACTGCCTGGACTTCTAATCTACACTGTCACCTGCTCTGCGGTTCTTAAACTCTTCCACCAGTCCTGA